The window CGGCCTCCCGAACGGGCGTGGACGATACCCGCGAACTGCTCGACAATGTGCAGTACACACCCGCGCGCGGCCGTTACAAGGTGTATCTCATCGACGAGGTGCACATGCTGTCGACGCACAGTTTCAACGCCCTGCTGAAGACGCTCGAGGAACCCCCGCCCCATGTGAAGTTCCTGCTGGCGACGACAGACCCGCAAAAGCTCCCGGTCACCGTGCTGTCGCGCTGCCTGCAGTTCAACCTGAAACGCCTGCCTGCGGCGATGATCGCCGATCATCTCGCGCGCGTCCTCGAGGCAGAGGCCGTGCCCTTCGACCGGGCGGCACTGGACGCGCTGGCGCGGGCGGCCGACGGAAGCATGCGTGATGCGCTCAGTCTCCTGGACCAGGCCATCTCGTTTGGAAACGGTGCCGTTCGGGAGGGTGAGGTCACGGAGATGCTCGGATGGGCGCCGCGCGCCGTGCTGCTCGCCCTGGTACGGGCGCTGGTCGAGCGGGACGCGGCGGGGGTGCTCGGGGCAACTGCCTCGCTCGTGGAGCAGGGTGTCGATCTCGAGGGTGTGCTCACAGATCTGGCAGATTCCCTGTATCGCGCGGCGGTCATACGCCAGGCGCCGGAACTCGCTGCGTCGATCTATTCGGATGATCCCCTCGCCAGGCCCCTGGCGGCGGCGTTTCCCGATGAGGACATCCAGCTGCACTACCAGATTGCGCTCCACGGACGCCGTGACTTTCCCTGGGCGCCAGACCCACGAAGCGCGCTGGAGATGACCCTGCTGCGGATGCTGGCGTTCCGGCCCTTCGAGCGTGAGGGGCAATACGCGGGAAAGCAACCGGCGGCGTTGGAGTCCGTGGTGAAAGAACCGGCGGGACCGGAGGATCGTGCAGATGCTCCGGGTCCTGTCGCGGGTTCGGCCCCGCTCTCCGGGGACGCTTTGAGCGGTCCGGTGCCGGATTCGCATGGAGCGGTCCGCCGTTCGCAGGCTGGGTCGGGACAGGATATTGCTTGGCCTGCCCTGATGGACCGACTCGGGCTGAAGGGCGTCGCCTACGCCCTCGCGAGCAATTGCAGCGCGGCGGGACGCGAGGGCGACCTGTTTCGGCTCGTCCTGGAGGAGCAGCACGCGGGGCTGCGCACCGCGAACGCGGAGCAGCGGCTCGCGCAGGCGCTGTGCGAGCGCCTGGGCGAGAGCGTCCGGTTGCGCATCGACATCGGCAAGCATGTCTCGGACACGCCCGCGGAAGTGACTCGCCGCGCACAGGAGGCGCGTCAGCGCACCGCCGAGCGGTCGGTGGAAGACGACCCCCTTGTCAAGGGGCTCAAGGCGTCATTCGGAGCCCGGATCGTCCCGGATTCCATCGAACCGATCGGTTGACGGTGAGGGTTCGACTCGATGACGTACGAATTGATTGGATCGGGATAAAGGTGAAAGTATGAAAGGTGGACTCGGCAACCTGATGAAACAGGCGCAGAAGATGCAATCCGAGATGGCCAGGGCGCAGGAGGAACTCGCCCGGGCTGAGATCACGGGACAGGCCGGTGGCGGTCTGGTCTCGGTGGTGATGAACGGAAAGTACGAAGTCAGGCGTATCAGCGTGGACGACAGCCTGTTGCAGGACGACAAGGACATGCTCGAGGACCTGATCGCCGCGGCGATCAATGACGCCGTACACAAGGTCGAGCAGGAGATGAAGGACCGGTTCTCCGGGTTGGCCTCGGGCATGGGCCTGCCGCCCGGCATGAAGCTGTTCTGAGGCGGTCCGGCATGCGCCAAGTCGGGTCCCGCATACCCGATGTTTCCCGGCGTAACGACACGCCGTGAGCGGTTCCTCGCTGATACAGGACCTCATCGAGGCGTTGAAATGCCTGCCGGGAGTCGGGGACAAGACGGCGCAACGCATGACCTTTCACCTGCTGGAACGGGATCGCGAAGGGGCGCGCCTGCTCGCCGGGCGGCTCGCCGAGGCCGTCGAGAAGGTCGGTCACTGTGTGCGTTGCCGGACCCTTTCCGAACATCCCACCTGCGCGATCTGCGCCAATCCGGGCCGTCGCCGGGAACAATTGTGCGTGGTCGAGAGTCCGGCAGACGTCGTAGCGATCGAGACCAGTACAGCGTTTCGCGGGCAATATTTCGTACTCATGGGGCGTCTCTCGCCGCTTGACGGAATCGGTCCCGAGGAGATCGGACTCGATGTCCTGGAGGCACGCCTCGACGAGGGCGAGGTGGACGAGGTGATCCTGGCGACCAACCCTACGGTTGAGGGGGAGGTGACAGCGCACGTGCTGGGCGAGTTGGCTCACCAGCGTGGGATCCGTACCACGCGCCTGGCCCAGGGGGTGCCCGTCGGCGGAGAACTGGAATACCTGGATGGTTCGACTCTGGCGCAGGCGCTAGCGGATCGCAGGGACTATTAGGCGATTGCCGGAAAATGGCATACCGGATTGCGCCGGATTTTCGTTAGTCATCAAGGCGCGACAACAGGCGCATAGTTGAACTATGTCACGGTTGTCGCAACACAGAGGACGAACGAAAAGACAAGCAGGATGGACTGTCATTTGACAGAAATCGCCTCAGAAATACCCTCAAGTGACGGAGGGGCGTTGCGTCCGCGGTCCTCTCATCCCGGCTCCCTCAATGTGGTGAGGCATTCCTGATAGCTCGCGAGGCGGTCGGCCTGGATCCTCCCCTCATCGGCGGCGCGCAGCACGGCGCAGCCCGGTTCCACCGTATGGGTGCAGTTGTGGAACCGGCAGTGTCCGATGCAGGGCGTGATTTCCCTGAATCCCCTCTCGACCTGCTCACGTGTCCGTAGCGGCGGATCGAAACTTCTCACACCGGGGGAATCGATCAGGTGTCCGCCCGCGGCGGTGTGAAACATCACCGAACGGCTGGTCGTGTGACGGCCGTGACGGCCCGACTTGCCCAGCGTGCCGATACGGATGTCCAGGTGTGGGTGCAGCGACTTGATCAATGAGGATTTCCCTGTCCCCGATTGCCCGACGAAGATGCTCGTCCTGCCGGCTACCAGGTCCCCGAGTTCCCCCGTCCGGAGCCGGTCCTGGGCGCTGCAACGGATCACCGGGTAGCCCAGATCGGCATACAGGGACAGCTTCCGGTCGGTTTCGGTATCCGCGGGTCCGAGATCGATCTTGTTGTAGATCACGGCGCAGCCGGCATCCAGGTTTTCGGCGCTGGCGATGTAGCGGTCCACCAGATTCCAGTCCGGACCGGGAGTGTAAGCGGTGACGACCAGCAACTGTTCCACGTTGGCCGCCACGACACGCCGGCGACCACGTTTGTCCGTGCGCGCCAGTTCGTTTATCCTCTCGCGCACCGCGGTGACGACGCAGTCGCCTCCGGGGGTATGATGCCAATGCACCACGTCTCCGCAGACGACATAGTCCAGACGCCGCTTCGAACCACATCGCTGTGATTTGCCAGTTTCGGTCATCACGATCAGCTCGGCGCCGAAACGGGTGACGACGAAACCCGTGAGGTCCACGCCGCCCGCATTTCCCGGGGCCCAATGCGGCGTTCGGGACACGTCGTGCGCGGGGGTCAGGGCGATGGAAACTTGTAGTAGGTGCTGTTGAGGTAGGTGACGAGATCGTCGACGTCCTCATCGACCAAATTCAGACCCTGTGCGATCTCGCAGCGTTTCACCTGCTTTTGGAGTGCCTGCATGTCGTTCACTCGCCTGTCTTTGCGCTTATACAGAATCGAACCGTCACCGCCCGTCATGCCGATATGACAGGCGGTGCAATGCGCGTCGTGCAGTTGCCTTCCCTTTGTGGCGTCGCCCGCCCAGGCGGCGGACACACTGGCGAGGCTCGTGATGGCTAAACCCGCAATCGGGAGGTGCATCTTCATCAATTTTCACTCCAGAGTCGGTAAGACTCGATCATGGATGAGCGGGTTATCATAATAGGGTTATCATAATATTGTACGCTGTGCCGGTTATTGAGGATTGATTTGCGGCACAGGCATCGACGGGGCGCGCCGCGCCGCTTGCGATGGCACATTCCGAAAGCCGGGGCGATTTTCCCCCCGACCATTCCCGGGAGGGACTTTGGATTCCGAAAACCTGATCTGGATCGACCTGGAAATGACGGGGCTGGACACCGTCAGGGATTCGATCATAGAAATCGCGACCATCGTGACCGACAAGCGTCTGAACGAGGTTGCCGCCGGACCGGTCATCGCCATCCATAAGGAAGCGGACGTCATCTCGGGGATGGACGAGTGGAACACCCGCCAGCATACCGGCTCGGGTCTACTCGACCGGGTTCGGTCCAGCCCTCACAATCATGCCGATGCCGAGTCCGCAACGCTGGCGTTTCTCAGTCGATTCGTTCCCGAGGGCGTATCGCCCATGTGTGGCAACAGCATCTGTCAGGATCGCAGGTTTCTCGCGCGCGAAATGCCCTCCCTCGAGGCCTTCTTCCACTACCGTAATCTGGACGTCAGCACAGTGAAGGAGCTGGCCAGGCGCTGGGCCCCGGAGGTCGCGCGGGGTTTCAACAAGGACTCGCAGCATCTCGCACTGCAGGATATCCGTGACTCGATCGCGGAGTTGAAGTACTACCGCAAGCGTTTTCTCAACGTCGTGTCGTAGTCACCGGGCTGTATTGCCCGCGTCCGGGTACGGATGACCCGGCGACAGCACGGTATCGACCCGATCCAGGTTGCCGTCACGTTCCGGGAAATCCAGAGTGTAGTGCAGTCCCCGGCTCTCCCGGCGGCTTAGCGCCGAGCGGATGATCAGGTCGGCAACCAATGCGAGATTGCGTAACTCGATCAGGTCGCCGCTGACCCGGAAATGGCTGTAATACTCGTTGATCTCGCCGAAGAGCAGATCGACCCGCCGTTTGGCGCGTTGCAGTCGCTTGGTGGTCCGCACGATGCCCACGTAGTCCCACATGAACCGTCGCAGTTCGTCCCAGTTGTGCGAGATGACGACCAGTTCGTCGGAATCGGTCACCCTGGATTCGTCCCAGGGCGGGATGTCGAGCCCGGCATCCGGTTCGTCGAGGCGGGCGGTGATATCCTCGGCGACATTCTTGCCGAAGACTACGCACTCCAGCAGCGAATTGCTCGCCATGCGGTTCGCACCGTGCAGCCCCGTGTGCGCCACTTCGCCCGCGGCGTAGAGGTGCTCCACGTCAGTGCGTCCGTCGAGTTCCGTCATCACGCCCCCGCAGGTGTAGTGTGCCGCAGGCACGACGGGAATGGGTTCCCGGGTGAGGTCGTAACCGAACTCCAGGCAGCGCCTGTACACGTTTGGAAAGTGGCCGGTAATGAAGTCTGCACTGCGGTGGCTGATGTCCAGATACACGCAGTCGGCACCCAGTCGCTTCATCTCGTGGTCGATGGCGCGCGCCACGATGTCCCTAGGCGCGAGTTCTCCCCGGGAGTCGAACCGGTTCATGAAGGGTTCCCCCTCGGGAAGCAGCAACCGTCCTCCCTCTCCACGCAAAGCCTCGGTAATCAGGAACGACTTTGCGCGCGGATGGTACATGCAGGTGGGATGGAACTGGTTGAATTCCATGTTCGCGACCCGGCAACCGGCGCGCCAGGCCATCGCGATCCCGTCTCCAGACGATGTGTCGGGATTGCTGGTGTAGAGATAAACCTTGCTGGCGCCACCGGTGGCGAGTACGACGAATCGGGCCGCTACCGCCTGGACGGCGCCTTTCTCACGGTCCAGGACATATGCGCCGATGCAGCGTTTCGTCCGGCTCGTCAGCGTCAGCTTGTGCGTGGTGACCAGGTCGATCGCAATCTGATCTTCGAGCAGATCGATGTTCGGGTGGCTTCGTGCCTGGGAAACCAGAGTGTTTTCGATTTGCCTTCCCGTTGCGTCGGCGGCATGCACGACGCGCCGATGACTGTGGCCGCCCTCGCGCGTCAGATGGAACTGTCCCGGCTCTCCTGTGAAGTTCACGCCGATGTCGACGAGCCAGCGCACACTCTCCGCGCCGCGGGACGCGGTCAGTCGCACGGCGTCCTCGTGGCACAGTCCCGCGCCGGCGTTGATGGTATCGGCCACGTGTGCCTCGACGGAGTCGTCCGGGTTGATAACCGCGGAGATTCCACCCTGGGCGTAGTAGGTGCTCCCTTCGGTGACGGCTTCCTTGGCGATCACGGTCACCCGGGCATGTTTGGCCAGATGCAGGGCGATGGACAGCCCGGCAGCGCCGCTGCCAATTACGAGAACATCACACGGAAATATGGTCACGGTGCGGATCGGGATTGAGAGCACGAACTATTTTGGCACAATCCATCGGTCCGCACTATTCGCGATGCGGTGGTCCCAGGCGGTGACGACGCCTCGTATCGTTCATGTCTGTACAATGGTCTGGTCCGAATGGGTCGATCGCACGCCGATGCCGACGTCCGATGATGGAAACCGGACCCCGACAAACGGGCTCCCGGTCTTTCGCGATGCGAATCAATCCTGCGGAGAGCGGGCGGAAATAATTGCGGTAAGGTTGAGAACTCAATCCAGGGCGATCTGTCAATTAAGTGTAGGCGCAGGGACGCGCCCGCTTGTGAGGGGGCATGGGCGAGAAGAGCAATGACCAGATACTGGTCGAGCGGGTGCAGGGTGGAGACACCACGGCTTACGATATGCTGGTTCGTAAATACCAGCACAAGATCATCAAGCTGGTGTCGCGTTACGTGCACGATCCGGAAGCGGCACTGGACGTCGCGCAGGAGGCGTTCCTGAAGGCATATCGTGGTCTGGGTTCCTTTCGGGGTGACAGTGCGTTCTATACCTGGCTCTATCGTATATCGATCAACACAGCGAAGAACTATCTGGTGCAGCAGAGCAGACGTTCACCGGACCTCGATGTCGACCCGCAGGAGGCGGAATACTACGAAGGCGCATCGGCGCTGAAGGAGAACGATACGCCGGAGCGTCATTTGCTAACCGAGGAGATAGAACGTACAGTATACCGCGCCATCCGGGAGCTGCCGGATGATCTCCAGACCGCAATCACCTTGCGAGAGCTCGAGGGAATGAGTTACGAGCAGATCGCCGAGGCGATGGACTGTCCGATCGGGACGGTCCGGTCCCGTATCTTCCGCGCGCGGGAAGCCATCGATCGAGTCCTCAAACCCCTTATTCATTAGGTACTCTAGGTACTCTGCAATCGTGGGCAGTATGGCGGTACACCGTGTCGATCGTTTTCGCGCAGATCGTGTATTCGAAGCGCGTAGTCGTTGCGAATTCAGTGACATTGGGATGCGTTGGCCAGGACCCGTGGCGAGTGCATCGGGAGCGGGGCGGATCGCCGCGCCGCCGGACCTACCCTGTAAGGGCCTATTTTTGTAGTCAGGGATACTGGTTGCCATGAGCGAAACGGCGAACGACAAAACCCGCGAGATTCTCTCCGCATTCGCGGACAACGAATCATCACCTTTCGAAGAAAAGCTTTCACTCAAGGAATTGCTGAACAGCGAGGAACAGCGGGCCCGTTGGGCCCGTTATCACATCATCGGTGACGCCCTGCGCCAGGATACCCCCGTACGCATCGATCCAGGGTTTCCCGGGCGGGTAATGCGGCAGGTCGAGCGACTGCCGTTGCCGTCTGGGGCACACCCGGCGGGTGGCCATCGGTCCGGATTTCTGAAACCGGTCGCGAGTCTGGCAATGGCCGTCACCGTTGCGGTGGTGACGGTCCTGGGAGTGCGGGCGCTCAACAGCCTGGGTGATGGTGCTGTCGAAGGGCCGGTTGTCGCATCCGGAGTCATTTCGGAAACGAATTCTTCCGCCGCGACGGACCTCCGCGCGGGAGGTTTGCCTCCGGAGACCCAGGTCAATCTCGACCGGTATCTGGCGCGGCACGCGGGATATGTCCCTTCGAGAGGAATGACGCCATATGCCCGGATCGTGGGTTATGACATGGACGGAGACTGACGCCCTCGGCGCCATGCCTTACCTGGCCATGCGTTTCCTGGTAATAGCGGGTTTTCTGGTTCTTCCAATCGCCGGTATTTGCGATACGGACGCAAAGCACTGGCTGGATCGAGCCGGGCAGGCAATCGATACACTCAACTACGAAGGCACGGTGGTGTTCACGCATGGTGACGACGTGGATACCTTCGAGGTGTTGCACGGTCATGAAGCGGGTCTCACCAGGGAGCGGGTGGTTTCCCTGAACGGCGAGGCGCGTGAGATCAGTCGCAGTGGGGATCTCGTCAGTTGCGCGTTGCACGGTACCCGTTTCGTCTTCGTGGATCCCGGCCGCAAGCGCCACGGTCTGCCGTCGACGATTTCCTCGAACCTCGATGAACTCGAATCTTACTATGTGTTCAGCATGGCTGGGACGGGGCGCGTGGCCGATCGCAGCTGCCGGTTGATCAGGATACTGCCGCGCGACGATTTCCGGTTCGGTTACGAAATCTGCGCCGACGAGCGGACGGGTATGCCGCTGAAATCCATGATGGTGGACCGTCAGGGTATCGTCGTCGAGCAGAGCATCTTGACCTCCCTCGTCATTCACGACGAACCCATACCCGGCGACCGATTCCGGACCAATGTCATCAGTGACGGCCAGGACGCGTTCGCGACGAGTCCCTCGCCCCGGGGCGTGGACGTACTCGAAACTGGCGAGCCGGACGAGGGCTGGACGATTGCCAGAATCCCGCCGGGTTTCCGGGTAACGGAAAACGTACGCTATCCCCTGACCGCGGATTCCGATCCGGTGCAGCATATGGTCCTTTCCGACGGCATGGCGACAGTGTCGGTGTTCATTGCCGATCCGGGGTCCGAAAGCGCCGCGTTCGAGGGTTTGACCGAGAGCGGTGCGATGCATGTCTTCGCGCGTGTTTTGGATGGCCGACAGATCACGGTCGTGGGGCAGGTCCCGAACGAGACGGTCAGCCAGATCGGCGAATCGGTCCGCTATCGTGGAGCGACGGATGAATGAGGAATCCGGCACGGTGGTCGGGGTGGATGGCCCCTGGGCCTGGGTCGAGACAGAGCGCATGTCCACCTGCGGGAGTTGCGCGGCGCGAGGCGGTTGCGGGACATCGGTCCTCTCGAGTGTGCTGGGGAAGCGGACAACGCGCGTCCGGGCGATGAACAAGGCCCAGGCCGAACCGGGCGATCGAGTGACCATCGCGGTAAGGGACGGCCAGATAATCCGGGGATCGCTTGCGCTATATGGTCTGCCCATCGTCCTGATGATCCTGTTCGCCATAGTCGGAGAAGGCATGACGCAGGGTGAGGGCGGCCCCGTTCTGATGGGACTTGCAGGCCTCGTGACGGGGTTCGCCTGGGTCCGGCACCTTTCACGACGGGTCTCGCAGGATCCGGAACACCAACCGGTCGTTATCGGATTGGCGCCACTGAACGGATCCGGGCTGGGCTAATTCCGTCGGACAGCGTTCCTTTCCCGAGATGTACGTGCCCCGCTTGCACCGACACGGGCACCGGCCCCGCTCAATTGCACGGTTGACTTCGTGTAGACTGACTCGTAGTCCACCCGGGCGACGCACCGGTTTCCGTACACTGCTGTTCGGACAGGGAAGCGTCGGAATCTCCAATCCAAAGTGGTTCTTGTCTATGTTTGTGGAAAAGTTACTCACGTATCCCGTCCTTTGGTCGATCGCAGTCCTGACCGCGGTCACCGCCGTCACACCGGTTTCCGCGGAGTTGCCGGACTTTACCCGACTCGTGGCCGAGAACGCCCCCGCTGTGGTGAACATCAGCACCACGAAGCAGCGCACCGTCGCCGAGACCTTCGATGTGCCGGACCTGCCGGAGGACCATCCCCTGTCCGACCTGTTTCGGCGTTTCTTCGGTGACCCGGAGGGTGGCGATGATCCGGACATCTTCGATACGCGGTCCCTCGGTTCGGGTTTCGTGTTATCCGCTGACGGCTACATCGTGACCAATTACCATGTGATCAAGGACGCCGACGAGATCATCGTCAAGCTGAGCGATCGGCGGGAACTGAAGGCCGAAGTCCTGGGAACGGACCTGCGCAGTGACATCGCCCTGTTGAAGATCCCTGCCAAAGACCTTCCGGTCCTCAGGATCGGGAGCGACGAAACGCTGAAGGCGGGTGAGTGGGTCCTCGCGATCGGTTCCCCGTTCGGTTTCGAGCACTCCGTGACGGCCGGTATCGTGAGCGCCAAGGGTCGCAGTCTAGAAGGGGAAAACTACGTACCGTTCATCCAGACCGACGTGGCGATTAACCCGGGAAATTCGGGCGGGCCGCTGTTCAACCTCGATGGTGAGGTCATCGGCATCAATTCCCAGATATACAGTCGTACCGGCGGTTTCATGGGGTTGTCCTTCGCAATCCCCATCGATGTCGCGATGAACGTCGTCGAGCAGCTCAGGGACACGGGTCATGTCTCCCGCGGGTGGCTGGGTGTCTACATCCAGGAGGTCACGCGGGAACTGGCAGAGTCGTTCGGCATGAGCAAACCCTATGGAGCGCTGGTCGCCCATGTGGTGCCGGACGGACCCGCGGACAAGGCCGGGATACGGGTCGGAGACGTGATTCTGGTCTTCGATGGCATACAGGTCACAGATTCGGCTTCCCTGCCGCCCATGGTCGGGCGCACGGCCGTCGGTAAGCAGGTGGCGGTGCAGGTCCAGCGCAACGGCCGCCCGGTAAGGCTGAAGCTGAAGGTTGCGGAACTGCCGGATGAGGACGTACAGGTCCTCTCCGAAAGGACCCCCGAACCCGCCCGCGGCGCGGACGTGATGGGGATGGAAATCGCCACTCTGGCCACTGCACAGCGTGAACAACTGGGCCTGGAATCCGGTGGTGTGTTGGTCAAGAAGGTGTCCGACGGTGCGGCGCTCGATGCCGGGATTCGTGCTGGGGATGTGATTCTCAGCGTCAACGGTGATCCCGTGGACAGCGCCAACGAATTCAGGGAAACCGTCGGTGCGCTCCCCAAAGGCAAGTTTGCCCGCATGTTCGTCAGACGCGGGGACGGATCTTCCTTTGTTGCGATCAGGATCCCGGACTGAGCCGTTCACCGC of the Gammaproteobacteria bacterium genome contains:
- the dnaX gene encoding DNA polymerase III subunit gamma/tau, translating into MSYQVLARKWRPATFEQMVGQGHVLRALANALDQERLHHAYLLSGTRGVGKTTLGRIFAKCLNCETGITAKPCGECEICRDVDTGRFVDLIEVDAASRTGVDDTRELLDNVQYTPARGRYKVYLIDEVHMLSTHSFNALLKTLEEPPPHVKFLLATTDPQKLPVTVLSRCLQFNLKRLPAAMIADHLARVLEAEAVPFDRAALDALARAADGSMRDALSLLDQAISFGNGAVREGEVTEMLGWAPRAVLLALVRALVERDAAGVLGATASLVEQGVDLEGVLTDLADSLYRAAVIRQAPELAASIYSDDPLARPLAAAFPDEDIQLHYQIALHGRRDFPWAPDPRSALEMTLLRMLAFRPFEREGQYAGKQPAALESVVKEPAGPEDRADAPGPVAGSAPLSGDALSGPVPDSHGAVRRSQAGSGQDIAWPALMDRLGLKGVAYALASNCSAAGREGDLFRLVLEEQHAGLRTANAEQRLAQALCERLGESVRLRIDIGKHVSDTPAEVTRRAQEARQRTAERSVEDDPLVKGLKASFGARIVPDSIEPIG
- a CDS encoding YbaB/EbfC family nucleoid-associated protein, encoding MKGGLGNLMKQAQKMQSEMARAQEELARAEITGQAGGGLVSVVMNGKYEVRRISVDDSLLQDDKDMLEDLIAAAINDAVHKVEQEMKDRFSGLASGMGLPPGMKLF
- the recR gene encoding recombination mediator RecR, with amino-acid sequence MSGSSLIQDLIEALKCLPGVGDKTAQRMTFHLLERDREGARLLAGRLAEAVEKVGHCVRCRTLSEHPTCAICANPGRRREQLCVVESPADVVAIETSTAFRGQYFVLMGRLSPLDGIGPEEIGLDVLEARLDEGEVDEVILATNPTVEGEVTAHVLGELAHQRGIRTTRLAQGVPVGGELEYLDGSTLAQALADRRDY
- the rsgA gene encoding ribosome small subunit-dependent GTPase A, whose protein sequence is MDLTGFVVTRFGAELIVMTETGKSQRCGSKRRLDYVVCGDVVHWHHTPGGDCVVTAVRERINELARTDKRGRRRVVAANVEQLLVVTAYTPGPDWNLVDRYIASAENLDAGCAVIYNKIDLGPADTETDRKLSLYADLGYPVIRCSAQDRLRTGELGDLVAGRTSIFVGQSGTGKSSLIKSLHPHLDIRIGTLGKSGRHGRHTTSRSVMFHTAAGGHLIDSPGVRSFDPPLRTREQVERGFREITPCIGHCRFHNCTHTVEPGCAVLRAADEGRIQADRLASYQECLTTLREPG
- a CDS encoding cytochrome c translates to MKMHLPIAGLAITSLASVSAAWAGDATKGRQLHDAHCTACHIGMTGGDGSILYKRKDRRVNDMQALQKQVKRCEIAQGLNLVDEDVDDLVTYLNSTYYKFPSP
- the orn gene encoding oligoribonuclease, translating into MDSENLIWIDLEMTGLDTVRDSIIEIATIVTDKRLNEVAAGPVIAIHKEADVISGMDEWNTRQHTGSGLLDRVRSSPHNHADAESATLAFLSRFVPEGVSPMCGNSICQDRRFLAREMPSLEAFFHYRNLDVSTVKELARRWAPEVARGFNKDSQHLALQDIRDSIAELKYYRKRFLNVVS
- the nadB gene encoding L-aspartate oxidase, whose translation is MTIFPCDVLVIGSGAAGLSIALHLAKHARVTVIAKEAVTEGSTYYAQGGISAVINPDDSVEAHVADTINAGAGLCHEDAVRLTASRGAESVRWLVDIGVNFTGEPGQFHLTREGGHSHRRVVHAADATGRQIENTLVSQARSHPNIDLLEDQIAIDLVTTHKLTLTSRTKRCIGAYVLDREKGAVQAVAARFVVLATGGASKVYLYTSNPDTSSGDGIAMAWRAGCRVANMEFNQFHPTCMYHPRAKSFLITEALRGEGGRLLLPEGEPFMNRFDSRGELAPRDIVARAIDHEMKRLGADCVYLDISHRSADFITGHFPNVYRRCLEFGYDLTREPIPVVPAAHYTCGGVMTELDGRTDVEHLYAAGEVAHTGLHGANRMASNSLLECVVFGKNVAEDITARLDEPDAGLDIPPWDESRVTDSDELVVISHNWDELRRFMWDYVGIVRTTKRLQRAKRRVDLLFGEINEYYSHFRVSGDLIELRNLALVADLIIRSALSRRESRGLHYTLDFPERDGNLDRVDTVLSPGHPYPDAGNTAR
- the rpoE gene encoding RNA polymerase sigma factor RpoE; protein product: MGEKSNDQILVERVQGGDTTAYDMLVRKYQHKIIKLVSRYVHDPEAALDVAQEAFLKAYRGLGSFRGDSAFYTWLYRISINTAKNYLVQQSRRSPDLDVDPQEAEYYEGASALKENDTPERHLLTEEIERTVYRAIRELPDDLQTAITLRELEGMSYEQIAEAMDCPIGTVRSRIFRAREAIDRVLKPLIH
- a CDS encoding sigma-E factor negative regulatory protein: MSETANDKTREILSAFADNESSPFEEKLSLKELLNSEEQRARWARYHIIGDALRQDTPVRIDPGFPGRVMRQVERLPLPSGAHPAGGHRSGFLKPVASLAMAVTVAVVTVLGVRALNSLGDGAVEGPVVASGVISETNSSAATDLRAGGLPPETQVNLDRYLARHAGYVPSRGMTPYARIVGYDMDGD
- a CDS encoding MucB/RseB C-terminal domain-containing protein codes for the protein MTWTETDALGAMPYLAMRFLVIAGFLVLPIAGICDTDAKHWLDRAGQAIDTLNYEGTVVFTHGDDVDTFEVLHGHEAGLTRERVVSLNGEAREISRSGDLVSCALHGTRFVFVDPGRKRHGLPSTISSNLDELESYYVFSMAGTGRVADRSCRLIRILPRDDFRFGYEICADERTGMPLKSMMVDRQGIVVEQSILTSLVIHDEPIPGDRFRTNVISDGQDAFATSPSPRGVDVLETGEPDEGWTIARIPPGFRVTENVRYPLTADSDPVQHMVLSDGMATVSVFIADPGSESAAFEGLTESGAMHVFARVLDGRQITVVGQVPNETVSQIGESVRYRGATDE
- a CDS encoding SoxR reducing system RseC family protein → MNEESGTVVGVDGPWAWVETERMSTCGSCAARGGCGTSVLSSVLGKRTTRVRAMNKAQAEPGDRVTIAVRDGQIIRGSLALYGLPIVLMILFAIVGEGMTQGEGGPVLMGLAGLVTGFAWVRHLSRRVSQDPEHQPVVIGLAPLNGSGLG
- a CDS encoding DegQ family serine endoprotease, yielding MFVEKLLTYPVLWSIAVLTAVTAVTPVSAELPDFTRLVAENAPAVVNISTTKQRTVAETFDVPDLPEDHPLSDLFRRFFGDPEGGDDPDIFDTRSLGSGFVLSADGYIVTNYHVIKDADEIIVKLSDRRELKAEVLGTDLRSDIALLKIPAKDLPVLRIGSDETLKAGEWVLAIGSPFGFEHSVTAGIVSAKGRSLEGENYVPFIQTDVAINPGNSGGPLFNLDGEVIGINSQIYSRTGGFMGLSFAIPIDVAMNVVEQLRDTGHVSRGWLGVYIQEVTRELAESFGMSKPYGALVAHVVPDGPADKAGIRVGDVILVFDGIQVTDSASLPPMVGRTAVGKQVAVQVQRNGRPVRLKLKVAELPDEDVQVLSERTPEPARGADVMGMEIATLATAQREQLGLESGGVLVKKVSDGAALDAGIRAGDVILSVNGDPVDSANEFRETVGALPKGKFARMFVRRGDGSSFVAIRIPD